In one window of Cellulophaga sp. HaHa_2_95 DNA:
- a CDS encoding endonuclease, with the protein MHTIAFYNLENLFDTEDHPDKLDSDYTPNGKLQWTPKRYKSKLFKLASTISKIGVDTIGKPPVLVGVVEVENKKVLKDLLAEPVLTSCEYDFIHYDSPDERGIDNALIFDKRFFKVLHSEAIPLEVFNLDGQQDMTRDILYVRGVLNGEEVHLFVNHWPSRRDGGDETEYKRIKAADTIVAFMNVLEETYANPNYIVMGDFNDGPHTASVKKLVGEKHLFNPMEKLLTPKRGSANYKFKWSLFDQILISHSFLNYEKKTHSYNSSNIFDDHFLTEFKGKFKGSPFRTYVGRRYMGGYSDHFPVYLQLKFNK; encoded by the coding sequence ATGCACACGATTGCATTCTACAATTTAGAAAATCTTTTTGATACCGAAGACCATCCCGATAAATTAGATAGTGATTATACACCCAATGGGAAACTGCAATGGACGCCTAAGCGCTACAAATCCAAGCTTTTTAAACTAGCCTCTACTATTTCGAAAATTGGCGTAGATACTATTGGTAAACCTCCGGTATTAGTGGGTGTTGTAGAGGTAGAAAATAAGAAGGTTTTAAAAGACTTGTTAGCGGAGCCTGTGTTGACGTCCTGTGAATATGATTTCATACATTATGATTCTCCGGATGAGCGTGGAATTGATAACGCATTAATTTTTGATAAGCGATTTTTTAAGGTTTTGCATTCGGAAGCGATACCCCTTGAAGTATTTAATTTGGATGGGCAACAAGATATGACACGAGATATCTTATATGTTCGAGGCGTATTAAACGGAGAGGAAGTTCACCTTTTTGTGAACCATTGGCCTTCCCGTCGTGATGGTGGGGATGAAACAGAATATAAAAGAATAAAAGCTGCAGATACCATCGTAGCGTTTATGAATGTGCTTGAGGAAACTTATGCAAATCCTAATTATATTGTTATGGGCGATTTTAATGATGGACCCCACACCGCAAGCGTTAAAAAACTTGTAGGAGAAAAGCATCTTTTTAATCCTATGGAGAAGCTTTTAACTCCTAAAAGAGGTAGTGCCAATTACAAATTTAAATGGTCTCTGTTTGACCAAATCCTTATATCTCATAGTTTTTTGAATTACGAGAAGAAGACCCATAGTTATAACTCGTCCAATATTTTTGATGATCATTTTCTAACAGAATTTAAAGGTAAATTTAAAGGTAGCCCTTTTAGGACCTATGTGGGTAGGCGATATATGGGCGGTTATAGTGATCACTTTCCGGTGTACTTACAATTAAAATTCAATAAATAA
- the hflX gene encoding GTPase HflX: MLEQKEIDYERTVLIGVINKDQNELKVKEYLDELEFLTYTAGGEVYKRFVQKVDLPNPKTYIGSGKMNDVEAYVEEHQIGCVIFDDELSPAQQRNIEKQLKCKILDRTHLILDIFSQRAQTSYARTQVELAQYEYLLPRLTGLWTHLERQKGGIGMRGPGETEIETDRRIVRDRITLLKKKLLKIDRQMETQRGNRGALVRVALVGYTNVGKSTLMNVVSKSDVFAENKLFATLDTTVRKVVIGNLPFLLSDTVGFIRKLPTQLVESFKSTLDEVREADLLLHVVDISHPQFEEHIASVNKILGEIGSGDKKTIMVFNKIDQFTHETIDDDDLITERTEEHFTLDEWRKTWMRKVGDRALFISALNKDNLDEFRKRVYDEVRDIHVTRFPYNNFLYPEHLDEY, encoded by the coding sequence ATGTTAGAACAAAAAGAAATAGATTATGAAAGAACGGTACTTATTGGTGTTATCAATAAGGATCAAAATGAACTTAAGGTTAAAGAATATCTAGACGAACTAGAATTCTTGACCTATACTGCCGGTGGCGAAGTTTATAAAAGATTTGTTCAAAAAGTAGACTTGCCTAATCCTAAGACGTATATAGGAAGCGGTAAGATGAATGATGTAGAAGCTTATGTGGAAGAACACCAAATTGGTTGCGTTATTTTTGATGACGAACTATCTCCTGCACAACAACGAAATATAGAAAAACAACTGAAGTGTAAAATTCTAGATCGTACACACCTAATTTTAGATATTTTCTCACAAAGAGCGCAGACTAGTTATGCTAGAACTCAAGTAGAATTGGCGCAATATGAATACTTACTACCTCGCTTAACTGGTTTATGGACCCACTTAGAACGACAAAAAGGGGGTATTGGTATGCGTGGACCTGGTGAGACAGAGATTGAAACAGATAGGCGTATTGTGCGTGACCGTATCACTTTATTAAAGAAGAAGCTCCTAAAGATAGACCGTCAAATGGAAACCCAAAGAGGTAACCGTGGCGCGCTTGTCCGTGTAGCTTTAGTAGGATATACCAATGTTGGTAAATCTACCTTAATGAATGTAGTGAGTAAAAGTGATGTATTTGCAGAAAACAAATTATTCGCAACTTTAGACACTACTGTTCGTAAAGTAGTTATTGGAAACCTTCCGTTTCTTTTAAGTGATACTGTTGGATTTATTCGTAAGCTACCTACCCAATTAGTAGAAAGTTTTAAAAGTACCTTAGATGAAGTAAGAGAGGCAGATTTACTGCTCCATGTGGTAGATATCTCTCACCCTCAGTTTGAAGAGCACATTGCTTCCGTAAATAAAATTTTAGGGGAAATTGGAAGCGGAGATAAAAAAACTATTATGGTTTTCAATAAGATTGATCAATTTACACATGAAACTATTGATGATGATGATCTTATTACAGAAAGAACAGAAGAGCATTTTACCTTAGATGAATGGCGAAAAACTTGGATGCGTAAAGTAGGAGACCGCGCCTTATTTATCTCCGCATTGAATAAAGATAATTTAGACGAATTTAGAAAAAGAGTCTATGACGAGGTAAGAGATATTCATGTGACGCGTTTTCCGTATAACAATTTTCTTTACCCAGAACATTTGGACGAATATTAG